One stretch of Tachysurus fulvidraco isolate hzauxx_2018 chromosome 12, HZAU_PFXX_2.0, whole genome shotgun sequence DNA includes these proteins:
- the LOC113660286 gene encoding cdc42 effector protein 3-like, producing the protein MPLRTTLQGKPPSGRWPRRSSKRKSLSVNMISLPLADFRHLTHVDSDANRDSFGDLSFLKQGSRLLLQSSQSEQNLLQACMPPQKPPRLMNETEPSQESDDWGFRYQPLTETRVKCNSLPLLDTEDAEEEAYELNQEEPCISKSPVWGSLSSGKASTQTAPEEFQPDEFDTTFTFNLDLGPSILDDVLRVMDKLHQ; encoded by the coding sequence ATGCCCCTAAGGACAACATTACAAGGTAAGCCTCCTTCAGGAAGATGGCCAAGGAGATCGTCAAAGAGGAAATCTCTGTCCGTGAACATGATCAGTCTTCCACTGGCAGATTTCCGACACCTCACCCACGTTGACTCGGATGCAAACAGAGACAGCTTTGGAGACCTCTCTTTCCTGAAGCAGGGCAGCAGGTTGCTGCTGCAAAGCTCTCAGAGTGAGCAGAACCTGCTCCAGGCTTGTATGCCTCCTCAAAAGCCTCCTCGCCTCATGAACGAAACAGAGCCGAGCCAGGAAAGCGATGACTGGGGGTTCCGATACCAGCCTTTGACTGAAACACGTGTAAAATGTAACTCTCTCCCGCTTCTGGACACTGAGGATGCAGAGGAAGAAGCTTACGAACTGAATCAAGAAGAGCCTTGTATCAGTAAAAGCCCTGTCTGGGGGAGCCTCAGCTCAGGTAAAGCTTCAACACAGACTGCTCCTGAGGAATTCCAGCCAGATGAATTTGacacaactttcacttttaatcTAGACCTGGGGCCCTCTATATTGGATGACGTACTGCGGGTTATGGATAAACTCCACCAGTAA